One genomic segment of Ascochyta rabiei chromosome 20, complete sequence includes these proteins:
- a CDS encoding Transcription factor bye1, whose translation MAGKQDAATRDTPRRRLRTPHALPARTAAPTPDPEANLPCTDETRRSGRANKGHHRTRDALDEPATAQKPKGKAAKPGRKTATPAETPTQSVEPEAEEAEDEGEEEEEEETIYRCVCGVQREIGGRDMICCDNCDAWQHNICLNLPPSDIWGDKPYYCEQCKPQDHSDLLAAIERGEKPWARKKGAKSKPRASDVKPESHTPQPSSAPKPAASKPAVDATPTPTPTPKESSNGTAPPKACHPLALPAIHFHANHHRHQPEETPKSQPQSPLGEKRRRESIADKDSKTKKRRKSSQHQDKSAAKSADVASLPDKQRAIAEKLQETMVPLITEASNARGYSIPDAETAQSLATRFVLQICRAAVDHHGEPSGPDSPFALRLRAIMFNVKKNAFLVDRLLSGSLKADELATMATEEMASEDKQREYAAMREAAEKQLILTDETAPRMRKTHKGDELVDDENANDNTDFHAPQLRERETEDEDQSTRPRSSGRDGPSQTPVDAAHPLPVDTDSARRPSTNFDINSVFDKVRSPQNKQQAFIPRRQSSMQEKPQQSVDDADVDRLLKDEDNDVDMSGYSTDPTVCWQGSVTMQSMEPFDAVARFVAGGDFGQVVPWEKLLTKQVSIQGRIENAKGDDYIRGIARSESHEVAILAVSPVTSEGRSVFDHLYEYFHSRQRWGVVPIDAGNEIMRDLYIIPIEAGGSNLPPFIDMLEHCTIETPRKEHMLLLTLIAKLPEVKPQLPSTEHFERYPAQDVAINQIAQPAPPMVAQNGVPNGPSPSPVTMTNPHAPQYSPMAGNFPPAPYGNPYATPPMATAPPPQPQPAANAPAHHRIPKALELLGPYIDSPVVIQMLNSFSQNEQVAQRQMSSLRDIFDQVPEARENIQVLTQHLAQKSELQQQHAS comes from the coding sequence ATGGCCGGTAAGCAAGATGCAGCGACACGCGACACGCCGAGGAGGCGGTTGCGCACCCCTCACGCCCTCCCAGCGCGCACAGCAGCTCCCACGCCTGACCCGGAAGCTAACCTGCCCTGCACAGACGAGACGCGCCGCTCTGGCCGTGCCAACAAGGGCCACCACAGGACAAGAGATGCGCTCGACGAGCCTGCCACCGCCCAGAAGCCAAAGGGCAAGGCGGCAAAGCCCGGCCGGAAGACAGCGACCCCGGCCGAGACCCCGACACAGTCCGTCGAGCCCGAAGCAGAGGAAGCAGAGGACGAgggagaggaagaggaggaggaagagacCATCTACCGCTGCGTCTGCGGCGTCCAGCGCGAGATTGGCGGCCGCGACATGATCTGCTGCGACAACTGCGACGCCTGGCAGCACAACATCTGCCTGAACCTGCCGCCAAGTGACATCTGGGGCGACAAGCCGTACTACTGCGAGCAGTGCAAGCCCCAGGACCACTCCGACCTTCTCGCCGCCATCGAGCGTGGAGAGAAGCCGTGGGCGCGCAAGAAGGGCGCCAAGAGCAAGCCGCGAGCCAGCGACGTCAAGCCCGAATCCCACACACCACAGCCCAGCAGCGCTCCCAAGCCAGCTGCCTCCAAGCCGGCTGTCGACGCCACCCCCACCCCCACCCCCACCCCCAAGGAGAGCTCCAACGGCACCGCTCCACCAAAGGCATGTCATCCCCTCGCCCTGCCTGCCATCCACTTCCATGCtaaccaccaccgccaccagcCGGAAGAGACGCCGAAGAGCCAGCCCCAGTCTCCACTGGGCGAGAAGCGCCGCCGCGAGTCGATTGCGGACAAGGACTCCAAGACTAAGAAAAGACGCAAGTCGAGCCAGCACCAGGACAAGTCCGCCGCCAAGTCCGCAGACGTCGCCTCTCTGCCGGATAAGCAAAGGGCCATTGCCGAGAAGCTGCAAGAGACCATGGTGCCTTTGATTACCGAGGCCTCGAACGCCAGAGGCTACAGCATCCCCGACGCCGAGACGGCGCAGTCGCTCGCTACACGCTTCGTCCTGCAAATCTGCCGCGCTGCCGTCGACCACCATGGCGAGCCGTCCGGCCCAGACTCGCCGTTTGCCCTTCGCCTACGCGCCATCATGTTCAACGTCAAGAAGAACGCCTTCCTCGTCGATCGCCTCCTGTCAGGCAGTCTGAAAGCGGACGAGCTAGCCACCATGGCCACGGAGGAGATGGCGAGCGAAGACAAGCAGCGGGAGTATGCTGCCATGAGGGAAGCTGCCGAGAAGCAGCTCATCTTGACCGACGAGACTGCGCCCCGAATGCGCAAGACACACAAGGGAGACGAGCTGGTAGATGACGAGAACGCAAACGACAACACCGATTTCCACGCACCGCAACTGAGGGAGCGAGAAACCGAGGACGAGGACCAAAGCACGCGCCCACGTTCTTCTGGCCGTGATGGTCCCTCTCAAACGCCAGTCGATGCAGCCCATCCACTTCCCGTCGACACAGACAGTGCCCGACGACCCTCGACCAACTTCGACATCAACTCCGTCTTCGACAAGGTCCGATCGCCACAGAACAAGCAGCAAGCATTCATCCCTCGCAGGCAGAGTTCCATGCAGGAGAAGCCTCAACAGTCAGTCGACGACGCAGACGTGGATCGACTGCTCAAGGATGAAGACAACGACGTGGACATGTCTGGATACTCGACCGATCCCACGGTATGCTGGCAGGGCTCCGTTACCATGCAGTCCATGGAGCCGTTCGATGCCGTTGCTCGATTTGTGGCGGGTGGCGACTTCGGCCAAGTCGTGCCTTGGGAGAAGCTGCTCACCAAGCAAGTCTCCATTCAAGGCCGCATAGAAAACGCCAAGGGTGATGACTACATTCGCGGCATTGCGAGGTCTGAGAGTCACGAGGTGGCCATCCTCGCTGTTAGTCCTGTCACCTCGGAAGGACGATCGGTGTTCGACCACCTTTACGAGTACTTCCACTCCAGACAACGCTGGGGCGTTGTACCCATCGATGCAGGCAACGAGATCATGCGAGACCTCTACATCATCCCGATTGAAGCAGGCGGCAGCAACCTACCACCGTTTATCGACATGCTCGAGCACTGCACCATCGAGACGCCGCGCAAAGAACACATGCTGCTGCTGACCCTCATCGCCAAACTCCCTGAAGTCAAGCCCCAGCTTCCTTCCACCGAACACTTCGAGCGCTACCCGGCTCAGGACGTCGCCATCAATCAGATTGCTCAGCCTGCACCACCAATGGTGGCCCAAAATGGTGTGCCAAACGGCCCCAGTCCGTCGCCAGTCACCATGACCAACCCTCACGCACCCCAATACTCACCCATGGCCGGAAACTTTCCGCCTGCACCCTACGGCAACCCGTACGCTACACCGCCTATGGCTACCGCTCCACCTCCACAGCCCCAGCCCGCCGCGAACGCCCCAGCGCACCACCGTATTCCTAAAGCGCTTGAGCTCCTAGGCCCGTACATTGACTCTCCTGTAGTCATCCAGATGCTCAACAGCTTCTCGCAGAACGAACAGGTTGCGCAAAGGCAGATGAGCAGTCTCAGAGACATCTTCGACCAGGTTCCCGAGGCAAGAGAGAACATACAGGTGCTGACGCAGCATCTGGCGCAGAAGAGTGAGCTGCAGCAGCAACATGCATCGTAG